The segment ATCGGCCGCTTCGATCATCTCGCTGCGAAGGAGAACGTCACGCCGCATAGACGGGCCGTGCCTCAGCCAGGACGGACGAGCGGAGCAGCGGGTGGAGCCCGCGGGCGGAGACCAGGTCGACGGGCCGTCCGAACAGGTCGGTGAGGTCATCGGCGAGCTGCTCGATGTTCCAGCCCAGCCGCCGGCCCGGCTGAAGGGTGTACAGGATGTCGATGTCGCTGTCGGCGGTCGCTGTGCCGCGCGCTTGTGAGCCGAACAGCTGGA is part of the Parafrankia discariae genome and harbors:
- a CDS encoding nucleotidyltransferase family protein, giving the protein MGSIAGVEIDGARLAAICDRYGIAELQLFGSQARGTATADSDIDILYTLQPGRRLGWNIEQLADDLTDLFGRPVDLVSARGLHPLLRSSVLAEARPVYAA